Proteins found in one Haloferax litoreum genomic segment:
- a CDS encoding helix-turn-helix transcriptional regulator: MTQHPTDHGEALLSLLVRRSSFLEALAERPRDKRTLAEDLETSRSTVDRVLRDLMDAGFVRHTEGVYELTLLGRCLLEAFGRYERTIDGVSSAQELLEMLPPDAPIDPVFFAGARVHTPSPEIPDSVIQQLFASVKDSSTFYGIAPVALVGQLRAFTEAANDGGTTVEMLIADELFWKLVDGPDSREVIVDQVERESANIYRGEVPFNFGLWVVDDEAGIAVYTDSGIGGLALNETDEAISWARDLFESLRKDAELVTVSSIDEQSPGETE; encoded by the coding sequence ATGACGCAGCACCCAACAGACCACGGTGAGGCGTTACTCAGTCTCCTCGTTCGCCGGTCGAGCTTCTTGGAGGCACTCGCCGAACGCCCTCGCGACAAGCGGACGCTGGCCGAGGACCTCGAGACGTCTCGGTCGACGGTCGACCGAGTCCTCCGGGACCTGATGGACGCCGGGTTCGTGCGTCACACGGAAGGCGTCTACGAACTGACTCTCCTCGGCCGGTGTTTGCTCGAAGCGTTCGGGCGGTACGAACGAACTATCGACGGGGTGTCGAGTGCACAGGAACTCCTCGAAATGCTCCCACCGGATGCACCAATCGACCCGGTGTTCTTCGCCGGGGCGCGGGTTCACACGCCAAGTCCGGAGATTCCAGATAGCGTCATTCAGCAACTGTTCGCGAGTGTCAAGGACTCGTCGACGTTCTATGGCATCGCCCCGGTAGCACTCGTCGGGCAACTTCGGGCGTTCACTGAAGCGGCGAACGACGGTGGGACGACCGTCGAGATGCTCATCGCCGACGAACTCTTCTGGAAACTCGTCGACGGTCCCGACTCACGCGAGGTCATCGTCGACCAGGTCGAGAGAGAGTCGGCGAACATCTACCGCGGGGAGGTCCCATTCAACTTTGGTCTGTGGGTCGTCGACGACGAGGCAGGCATCGCCGTCTACACCGATTCCGGAATCGGTGGACTCGCCCTCAACGAGACAGACGAAGCAATCTCGTGGGCGAGAGACCTCTTCGAATCGCTCCGGAAGGACGCAGAACTCGTCACGGTCTCGTCTATCGACGAGCAGTCACCCGGCGAAACGGAGTGA
- a CDS encoding MogA/MoaB family molybdenum cofactor biosynthesis protein, with the protein MSDHDHSHGHGHEGSDDGHHHNHDHHEHDVEEIRFAVITVSSTRSVESDPAGDAIEEILHDAGHSLAVRRVVDDDYDEIQTAVARMADRGDVDATITTGGTGVTPDDQTVEAVEKLFEKTLPGFGELFRRLSYDEIGTRVVGTRATAGIVDGQPAFCLPGSENAARLGTSEIIVAEAPHLTGLARRDSE; encoded by the coding sequence GTGAGCGACCACGACCACAGTCACGGCCACGGCCACGAGGGAAGCGACGACGGTCATCACCACAACCACGACCACCACGAACACGACGTCGAGGAGATTCGATTCGCAGTCATCACCGTGTCGTCGACACGCAGCGTCGAATCGGACCCTGCTGGCGACGCCATCGAGGAGATACTTCACGACGCCGGCCACTCGCTGGCGGTCCGCCGCGTCGTCGACGACGACTACGACGAGATACAGACCGCAGTCGCCCGGATGGCAGACCGAGGCGACGTAGACGCGACCATCACGACGGGTGGGACGGGTGTCACGCCCGACGACCAGACGGTCGAAGCAGTCGAGAAGCTCTTCGAGAAGACGCTTCCGGGATTCGGCGAGTTGTTCCGCCGACTCTCGTACGACGAGATTGGAACACGGGTCGTCGGGACACGGGCGACGGCAGGCATCGTGGACGGACAGCCGGCGTTTTGCCTCCCGGGAAGCGAGAATGCCGCCCGACTCGGCACGAGTGAGATAATCGTCGCCGAAGCGCCGCACTTGACCGGTCTGGCGCGGCGCGATTCCGAATAG
- the ilvD gene encoding dihydroxy-acid dehydratase translates to MSQQSPREEDADDVFSSGKDPNLRSSEVTEGPDKAPHRAMFRAMGFDDDDLSSPMVGVPNPAADITPCNVHLDDVADAAIEGIEAAGGMPIEFGTVTISDAISMGTEGMKASLISREVIADSVELVSFGERMDALVTVAGCDKNLPGMMMASIRTDLPSVFLYGGSIMPGQHEGREVTVQNVFEGVGTYAEGEMSADELDDLERHACPGAGSCGGMFTANTMASISEALGMAPLGSASAPAESKERYDVARRAGEAVIQCVENDLRPSDVLSKKSFENAIALQVAIGGSTNAVLHLLALAAEAGVDLDIEEFDEISRRTPKIANLQPGGTRVMNDLHEVGGVPVVIRRLLDAGLFHGDAMTVTGRTIEEELDHLDLPDDDEIDEDFLYTVDEPYQSEGAIKILTGNLAPDGAVLKVTGDDKFHHTGPVRVFDNEEDAMRYVQEGHIESGDVIAIRNEGPRGGPGMREMLGVTAAVVGQGHEDDVALLTDGRFSGATRGPMVGHVAPEAVEGGPIALLEDGDEVTVDIPNRELSVDLTDEELDARKEDWEPKPPAYTSGVLAKYARDFGSAANGAVTNPALTRED, encoded by the coding sequence ATGAGCCAGCAGTCCCCACGTGAGGAGGACGCAGACGACGTGTTCTCCAGCGGCAAGGACCCGAACCTCCGAAGTTCGGAAGTCACAGAAGGCCCCGACAAGGCCCCGCACAGAGCGATGTTCCGCGCGATGGGGTTCGACGACGACGACCTCTCGTCACCGATGGTCGGCGTCCCGAACCCCGCCGCAGACATCACGCCCTGTAACGTCCACCTCGACGACGTCGCCGACGCGGCAATCGAGGGCATCGAAGCGGCCGGTGGGATGCCTATCGAGTTCGGGACCGTCACTATCTCCGACGCCATCTCGATGGGGACCGAGGGCATGAAGGCCTCGCTCATCTCCCGCGAGGTCATCGCCGACTCCGTCGAACTCGTCTCGTTCGGCGAACGCATGGACGCACTCGTCACCGTCGCCGGGTGCGACAAGAACCTCCCCGGAATGATGATGGCCTCCATCCGGACCGACCTCCCGTCGGTCTTCCTCTACGGCGGGTCCATCATGCCCGGCCAGCACGAAGGCCGCGAAGTCACCGTCCAGAACGTCTTCGAGGGCGTCGGCACCTACGCCGAAGGCGAGATGAGCGCCGATGAACTCGACGACCTCGAACGCCACGCGTGTCCCGGTGCCGGGTCCTGCGGCGGGATGTTCACCGCGAACACGATGGCGTCCATCTCTGAGGCACTCGGCATGGCACCGCTCGGGTCTGCGTCGGCCCCCGCCGAGTCCAAAGAACGCTACGACGTTGCCCGTCGCGCCGGCGAGGCCGTCATCCAGTGCGTCGAGAACGACCTGCGACCCTCGGACGTGCTCTCGAAGAAGTCCTTCGAGAACGCCATCGCGCTGCAAGTCGCCATCGGCGGGTCGACCAACGCTGTTCTCCACCTGCTTGCACTCGCCGCCGAGGCCGGTGTCGACCTCGATATCGAAGAGTTCGACGAAATCTCGCGGCGCACGCCGAAGATTGCCAACCTCCAACCCGGTGGCACGCGCGTCATGAACGACCTCCACGAGGTCGGTGGTGTCCCAGTCGTCATTCGCCGTCTCCTCGACGCAGGTCTCTTCCACGGCGACGCGATGACCGTCACGGGCCGTACCATCGAAGAGGAACTCGACCACCTCGACCTGCCGGACGACGACGAGATAGACGAGGACTTCCTCTACACCGTCGACGAACCCTACCAGTCGGAGGGTGCAATCAAGATTCTCACCGGCAACCTCGCCCCCGACGGCGCGGTTCTGAAGGTGACCGGCGACGACAAGTTCCACCACACCGGCCCGGTCCGCGTCTTCGACAACGAAGAAGACGCCATGCGCTACGTGCAGGAAGGGCACATCGAGTCTGGCGACGTCATCGCCATCCGCAACGAGGGTCCGCGCGGCGGACCCGGGATGCGCGAGATGCTGGGCGTCACCGCCGCCGTCGTCGGGCAGGGCCACGAAGACGACGTGGCACTGCTCACTGACGGTCGATTCTCCGGTGCGACCCGCGGCCCGATGGTCGGACACGTCGCGCCCGAAGCGGTCGAAGGCGGCCCCATCGCACTCCTCGAAGACGGCGACGAGGTGACGGTGGACATTCCGAACCGCGAACTATCCGTGGACCTCACTGACGAGGAACTCGATGCACGGAAGGAAGACTGGGAGCCCAAACCGCCGGCGTACACTTCGGGCGTGCTGGCGAAGTACGCGCGTGACTTCGGGTCGGCGGCGAACGGTGCCGTGACGAACCCGGCACTCACGCGCGAGGACTGA
- a CDS encoding D-2-hydroxyacid dehydrogenase, producing the protein MSDPDVAVLRQKIHGLSAEEFAETLRDRLPDHEVALARTPAEERDLLSRARVATGFTVDESALESAENLDLFACVFAGTGHLPIGALEAHDVAVTNASGVHGPNIAEQVLGSILYFTRRFDVAERQKQDNVWQSYPTHELKDSTVTVVGLGALGLATVDRLEPFGVETIGVRYSPEKGGPTDEVVGLADEQGLHDAFARSDYVVIACPLTETTRGLVDANAFKSMAPDTVLVNVGRGPVVDTDALVSELRSNGIRGAALDVTDPEPLPSDHDLWDFDNVLITPHNAGHTPKYWERLADIIAENVRKLDEGDDDLRNRVV; encoded by the coding sequence ATGTCCGACCCAGATGTCGCCGTCCTCCGGCAGAAGATTCACGGACTCTCTGCCGAGGAGTTCGCAGAGACGCTTCGTGACCGCCTCCCCGACCACGAGGTTGCACTCGCTCGGACGCCCGCGGAAGAACGCGACTTACTCTCTCGCGCCCGCGTCGCCACCGGATTCACTGTCGACGAGTCTGCTCTCGAATCGGCCGAGAACCTCGACCTGTTCGCCTGCGTCTTCGCCGGCACCGGTCACCTCCCTATCGGGGCGCTGGAAGCACACGACGTTGCCGTGACCAACGCCTCGGGCGTCCACGGCCCGAACATCGCCGAGCAAGTTCTGGGGAGCATCCTCTACTTCACCCGCCGCTTCGACGTCGCCGAACGCCAGAAGCAGGACAACGTCTGGCAGTCGTATCCGACGCACGAACTGAAGGACTCGACGGTCACCGTCGTCGGACTCGGTGCCCTCGGACTGGCCACCGTCGACCGACTCGAACCCTTCGGCGTCGAGACCATCGGCGTCCGGTACTCGCCGGAGAAGGGCGGTCCAACCGACGAAGTCGTCGGACTCGCCGACGAACAGGGCCTCCACGACGCCTTCGCTCGCTCCGACTACGTCGTCATCGCGTGCCCGTTGACCGAGACGACCCGTGGCCTCGTCGACGCGAACGCGTTCAAATCGATGGCACCGGACACCGTCCTCGTCAACGTTGGTCGCGGCCCCGTCGTCGACACCGACGCACTCGTCTCCGAACTTCGGAGCAACGGCATTCGCGGCGCGGCACTCGACGTGACCGACCCCGAACCACTCCCGTCGGACCACGACCTCTGGGACTTCGACAACGTCCTCATCACGCCGCACAACGCGGGTCACACGCCCAAGTACTGGGAGCGTCTGGCCGACATCATCGCCGAGAACGTACGCAAGTTAGACGAAGGCGACGACGACTTGCGGAACCGCGTCGTCTAA
- a CDS encoding NAD(P)/FAD-dependent oxidoreductase: MERVDVAIVGGGPAGTSAAHAAASAGATAVVLEKGVPRADRQGLGPDSTDAAGILDYWVDIMGIDPDEMPDDVVLDILDRAEFIGPNESLTLRSTGIDSSYDEFGYTFHRAKFDDWMRSRAEEAGAEYRLKASVRDVETDPDAAVGADDPRHVVRLANGEDVGADFLVLADGPQRTVTNKVLDKFLPFDITDRLAAPKVNHIAYQEHREFPPELFDEVDGAIKFWWGYMPGHTAYPWIFPNDNNVCRVGLTMPIGLDIDEVEDRDDYELLRPEDERIPQGREYIRRLLEQEYGDEYDVDEDFPLVEDRGKTKGTETYAISSTRPIDSPTKAGITVTGGAMGSTSAFHEGGDHVAVRTGAIAGELAASGDVSEYNERWKDAIGDEILRNVAMAEIVHDYGPSDWDKTFKAARKLLANDGGYKAFDRAKLSAGFSAAKLATRYKKTKMKYRNGKYVQLDESAYTL, translated from the coding sequence ATGGAACGCGTAGACGTCGCCATCGTCGGTGGCGGTCCAGCCGGAACGTCGGCAGCACACGCTGCTGCGTCGGCTGGCGCTACCGCCGTGGTCTTAGAGAAAGGCGTCCCCCGAGCGGACCGACAGGGCCTCGGTCCGGATTCGACGGACGCGGCTGGTATCCTTGACTACTGGGTGGACATCATGGGAATCGACCCCGACGAGATGCCAGACGACGTCGTCCTCGACATCCTCGACCGGGCCGAGTTCATCGGTCCGAACGAGTCGCTGACGCTGCGAAGTACCGGTATCGACTCTTCGTACGACGAGTTCGGCTACACCTTCCACCGCGCGAAGTTCGACGACTGGATGCGGAGTCGTGCCGAAGAGGCAGGGGCCGAGTACCGTCTGAAAGCATCTGTCCGCGACGTGGAGACGGACCCCGACGCGGCAGTCGGTGCGGACGACCCGCGACACGTCGTCCGACTGGCGAACGGTGAAGACGTCGGTGCGGACTTCCTCGTCCTCGCCGACGGCCCACAGCGGACGGTCACGAACAAGGTCCTCGACAAGTTCCTCCCGTTCGACATCACCGACCGTCTCGCCGCGCCGAAGGTCAACCACATCGCCTACCAGGAACACCGCGAGTTCCCGCCCGAACTGTTCGACGAAGTCGACGGCGCGATAAAATTCTGGTGGGGCTACATGCCCGGTCACACGGCCTATCCGTGGATTTTCCCGAACGACAACAACGTCTGCCGCGTCGGTCTGACGATGCCAATCGGTCTCGACATCGACGAGGTGGAAGACCGAGACGATTACGAACTCCTCCGGCCCGAGGACGAACGCATCCCACAGGGCCGCGAGTACATCCGCCGCCTGCTCGAACAGGAGTACGGCGACGAGTACGACGTCGACGAGGACTTCCCCCTCGTCGAAGACCGAGGCAAGACCAAAGGAACCGAGACGTACGCCATCTCGTCGACGCGGCCTATCGACTCGCCCACGAAAGCGGGCATCACCGTGACCGGCGGTGCGATGGGTTCGACGTCGGCATTCCACGAAGGTGGCGACCACGTCGCCGTGCGCACCGGCGCTATCGCGGGCGAACTCGCCGCGTCCGGTGACGTGAGCGAGTACAACGAGCGCTGGAAGGACGCCATCGGCGACGAAATCCTCCGGAACGTCGCCATGGCCGAAATCGTCCACGACTACGGCCCGAGCGACTGGGACAAGACGTTCAAGGCCGCTCGCAAACTGCTGGCCAACGACGGTGGATACAAGGCGTTCGACCGGGCCAAACTCTCTGCTGGCTTCAGCGCTGCCAAACTCGCTACACGGTACAAGAAGACGAAGATGAAGTACCGCAACGGCAAGTACGTCCAACTCGACGAGTCAGCGTACACGCTGTAA
- a CDS encoding Tat pathway signal protein: MLPSQSRRRLLRAGLALVSTGVVASLSGCSSFRGCSDAEIYLRAELVGNAPSDATVVESGDPRVAKSEWIRQVVESAAGGHPRESSISDCLSDYDALRADLDALPESGGQNDRLYYVRVDGQVVRLRAVFFEGEEAARSELVLPPTN, translated from the coding sequence ATGCTCCCGTCTCAGTCTCGCCGACGCCTCCTCCGTGCTGGCCTCGCACTGGTCAGTACGGGTGTCGTGGCGTCCCTCTCTGGCTGTTCATCGTTTCGGGGGTGTTCGGACGCAGAGATTTATCTGCGAGCAGAGTTGGTCGGGAACGCGCCGTCGGACGCCACTGTCGTGGAGTCTGGCGACCCACGAGTCGCCAAGAGCGAGTGGATTCGGCAAGTCGTCGAAAGCGCGGCGGGTGGCCATCCACGCGAATCGAGCATCTCGGATTGCCTGAGTGATTACGACGCGCTTCGTGCTGACCTCGATGCCCTGCCCGAATCCGGCGGGCAGAACGACCGCCTGTACTACGTCCGCGTCGACGGACAGGTCGTCCGCTTGCGGGCCGTCTTCTTCGAAGGCGAGGAGGCGGCGCGGTCGGAACTCGTTTTACCCCCGACGAACTAG
- a CDS encoding ABC transporter substrate-binding protein, protein MNEDTANSKSTTRRAYLKYGSAVVGGGLLAGCTGQSDSGTAETDTSTETTSESGTGSPTETDTSYEVCMEPNGCHTLDTVPEDFLVYHQGPVDMVLSLGQLDGLVAAAFPSTFPTGYFDQLPGISVELDDVTALSEDGTPDKELFYELDVDLHLVGHHPAMEYFEFDETDLAELEENVAPFHGSWMRRPDYTDGHPYYGLYEGLDRYAEVFQTKARGQAFRAIHDDLVGNLTAELPPSEERPSVAYLNTNYWGDGKTVYARDPTVPGYQTKPLRDLGVPEHDAFAGQYPDDSNFIKGDFELLLDVDPEVIVYHAGMNVLRDPEKSFENDILEPLRQDPVAGEVRAIDEGRVYPFHEFEQGPVINLFNTELLSKALYPETFGSPTGMEAPPEEEQLFDRQRVADIIDGDI, encoded by the coding sequence GTGAACGAAGACACAGCCAACTCGAAGTCGACGACGCGGAGGGCGTATCTCAAGTACGGTAGCGCTGTCGTCGGTGGTGGACTACTCGCCGGTTGCACTGGCCAGAGTGACTCCGGGACAGCAGAGACCGATACCTCGACGGAGACGACGTCGGAATCTGGAACGGGGTCGCCGACGGAGACGGACACGTCGTACGAGGTCTGTATGGAACCAAACGGCTGTCACACCCTCGACACGGTGCCCGAGGACTTCCTCGTCTATCATCAGGGCCCGGTCGACATGGTACTCTCACTGGGACAGTTGGACGGACTGGTCGCGGCCGCCTTCCCCTCGACGTTCCCGACGGGGTACTTCGACCAACTTCCCGGAATCTCGGTCGAACTCGACGACGTCACCGCGCTGAGTGAAGATGGCACCCCGGACAAGGAACTGTTCTACGAACTCGACGTCGACCTCCACCTCGTCGGGCACCACCCCGCGATGGAGTACTTCGAGTTCGACGAGACCGACCTCGCCGAACTAGAGGAGAACGTCGCTCCCTTCCACGGGAGTTGGATGCGTCGCCCCGATTACACCGACGGGCATCCGTACTACGGACTCTACGAGGGACTGGACAGATACGCCGAGGTGTTCCAGACGAAGGCTCGTGGACAGGCGTTCCGCGCTATTCACGACGACTTGGTCGGTAACCTGACCGCGGAGTTGCCGCCGTCCGAGGAACGCCCCTCGGTCGCGTACCTGAACACCAACTACTGGGGGGACGGCAAGACGGTCTACGCCCGTGACCCGACGGTTCCGGGCTACCAGACGAAACCACTCCGCGACCTGGGTGTGCCGGAACACGACGCGTTCGCGGGGCAGTATCCAGACGATAGTAACTTCATCAAGGGTGACTTCGAGTTGTTGCTCGACGTCGACCCGGAAGTCATCGTCTACCACGCGGGCATGAACGTTCTCCGTGACCCCGAAAAGAGCTTCGAGAACGACATCCTCGAGCCACTGCGTCAGGACCCAGTCGCGGGGGAGGTACGGGCAATCGACGAGGGGCGAGTCTATCCGTTCCACGAGTTCGAACAGGGGCCGGTAATCAACCTGTTCAACACTGAACTCCTCTCGAAGGCGCTCTACCCGGAGACGTTCGGGAGTCCCACCGGGATGGAGGCACCACCCGAAGAAGAACAGTTGTTCGACCGCCAGCGCGTCGCAGACATCATCGACGGAGACATCTGA
- a CDS encoding potassium channel family protein has product MVSLPESIRRLKPSRRARHIIYYVIGLVLLVLLYTLVYNFALARLEGVDQSLFASFEFVIQTMTTTGYGQDSDIWSHPLMFLFVVTTQISGIAIGFFTLRLIIIPLFTGAEVNLDDRLSPKSGHVIICEYRRDSAVLLDELREFGIEYVLISSSREDAEALSNRGYAAIHGSPQDAETFERASIDTARAVITDAGDANVNTILTVRSLRSDVDVIALTDDSDMQEILHKVGADTVLSPHGVLGHRLAEKAVASFSSELRDTIEIGGDTRLMELPVSDSSELVGRRIRDTNVRERTGATIVGAWFDGELQLPPSPDAIVAPNTVLLVSGEEEALKELSEFIRPPRSFTEHERFVLVGLGEVGQSARRVIEESGAEVVTIDLEDRAGVDIVGDGGSREVLLEAGVENAGAIIVGVPDDSTALLTSVLAQSLNPDIEVLVRVSDADTTQKAFSAGADYVLSVPRVSARMVAKELRGEDVLAPASQIRLVRVLATPFAGSTLADSGIYEQTGCRVIAIEDGEGQTSAVDPQWRFTGSERITIVGSDETVQNFIRRFDVSPTELPS; this is encoded by the coding sequence ATGGTTTCGCTCCCAGAGTCGATTCGCAGGCTGAAGCCAAGCCGTCGAGCCCGACACATCATCTACTACGTTATCGGCCTCGTGCTGCTCGTACTCCTGTACACGCTCGTGTACAATTTCGCGTTAGCACGACTAGAGGGTGTCGACCAGTCTCTCTTCGCGTCGTTCGAGTTCGTCATCCAGACGATGACGACCACTGGGTACGGTCAGGACTCGGACATCTGGAGCCATCCGCTCATGTTCCTGTTCGTCGTCACGACCCAGATTTCGGGCATCGCAATTGGGTTCTTTACGCTCCGTCTCATCATCATCCCCCTGTTCACCGGTGCCGAGGTCAACCTCGACGACCGACTCAGCCCCAAAAGCGGGCACGTCATCATCTGCGAGTATCGTCGCGACTCGGCAGTCCTTCTGGACGAACTCAGAGAATTCGGTATCGAGTACGTACTCATCTCGTCTTCACGGGAGGACGCCGAGGCACTCTCGAACCGTGGGTACGCAGCAATCCACGGCTCTCCGCAGGACGCTGAGACGTTCGAGCGAGCGAGCATCGACACTGCGAGGGCCGTCATCACGGACGCCGGTGATGCGAACGTCAACACGATACTCACCGTCCGGTCGCTCCGGTCAGATGTCGACGTCATCGCGCTGACCGACGACAGCGACATGCAAGAGATACTGCACAAGGTCGGCGCGGACACCGTACTGTCGCCTCACGGTGTCTTGGGGCACCGCCTCGCGGAGAAGGCCGTCGCCTCGTTCAGTTCCGAACTCAGGGACACCATCGAAATCGGCGGGGACACGAGATTGATGGAACTCCCAGTGTCCGATTCGAGCGAACTCGTCGGCCGGAGAATCCGAGATACCAACGTCAGGGAGCGAACGGGAGCGACCATCGTCGGTGCCTGGTTCGACGGCGAGTTACAGTTACCACCCAGCCCGGACGCCATCGTCGCCCCGAACACCGTGCTTCTGGTGTCGGGCGAGGAAGAGGCGCTCAAAGAATTGAGTGAGTTCATCCGCCCACCCCGTTCGTTCACCGAACACGAGCGATTCGTTCTCGTCGGCTTGGGCGAAGTCGGCCAGTCCGCAAGGCGAGTCATCGAAGAGTCGGGTGCAGAAGTCGTGACTATCGACCTCGAAGACAGGGCTGGAGTCGATATCGTCGGGGACGGTGGGTCGAGAGAAGTCTTGCTCGAAGCGGGTGTCGAGAACGCCGGTGCTATCATCGTCGGTGTGCCCGACGATTCGACAGCGCTCCTCACGTCCGTTCTGGCACAGTCGCTCAACCCGGATATCGAGGTGCTCGTCCGCGTGAGCGACGCGGACACGACGCAGAAGGCGTTCAGTGCCGGTGCCGACTACGTCCTGTCGGTTCCGCGAGTGAGCGCACGGATGGTCGCCAAAGAACTTCGCGGCGAGGACGTACTCGCACCAGCGAGTCAGATTCGCCTCGTTCGCGTGCTGGCCACACCGTTCGCCGGGTCGACACTGGCTGATTCGGGTATCTACGAGCAGACTGGGTGTCGCGTCATCGCCATCGAAGACGGCGAGGGCCAGACGAGCGCAGTCGACCCGCAGTGGCGATTCACCGGCAGCGAACGGATAACTATCGTCGGGTCCGACGAGACGGTGCAGAACTTCATCAGGCGGTTCGACGTCTCCCCGACTGAACTGCCCTCGTAG
- a CDS encoding sensor histidine kinase — translation MSDYHEIFEKMPDGVLLHEPGGGAIVETNEQFCSMLGYSREELLELDFDAIHLDEPPYTAERAEELVRQAAREEPLHFEWVTKTKSGAPLPVEVHLRETTIDGDVRVLAVVRDITERQRRQQELTLQNHRLEKFASIVSHDLRNPLSVAQGRLELAREECDSEHLDAVSRAHERMESLIRDLLVLAREGSEAMTVDSVELSTHAKLSWANVQSGDAALVVDDDQRSIRADPGRLEQLFENLFRNSVEHGGDVSVTVGLVEDGFYVEDDGPGIPQHIVQEVFEAGYSSVEDGTGIGLSIVMEIVTAHGWEIRVTESERGGARFEVTGVEFVS, via the coding sequence ATGTCCGACTACCACGAAATATTCGAAAAGATGCCCGACGGCGTACTGCTCCACGAGCCAGGCGGCGGGGCAATCGTCGAGACGAACGAGCAGTTCTGTTCGATGCTCGGGTACAGTCGTGAAGAGCTTCTCGAACTGGACTTCGACGCGATACACCTCGACGAACCGCCGTACACCGCTGAACGGGCCGAAGAGCTGGTGCGACAGGCAGCGAGAGAAGAACCGCTGCACTTCGAGTGGGTGACGAAGACGAAGTCCGGCGCACCACTCCCCGTCGAGGTCCACCTTCGGGAGACCACTATCGACGGCGACGTACGGGTTCTCGCAGTCGTTCGGGACATCACCGAACGACAGAGACGCCAACAGGAGCTCACACTCCAGAACCATCGCCTCGAAAAGTTCGCGAGTATCGTGAGCCACGACCTCAGGAACCCACTGTCCGTCGCACAGGGGCGACTGGAACTGGCACGCGAAGAGTGCGACAGCGAACATCTCGACGCCGTCTCGAGAGCACACGAGCGGATGGAGTCACTCATTCGCGACCTGCTGGTACTCGCCCGCGAAGGCTCGGAAGCGATGACCGTCGACTCGGTCGAACTTTCGACCCATGCGAAACTGTCGTGGGCGAACGTACAAAGCGGAGACGCGGCGCTCGTCGTCGACGACGACCAGCGGTCGATACGTGCTGACCCCGGCCGACTCGAACAACTCTTCGAGAACCTCTTTCGCAACAGTGTCGAACACGGTGGCGACGTCTCGGTCACCGTCGGTCTCGTCGAGGACGGTTTCTACGTCGAAGACGACGGCCCGGGGATTCCTCAGCACATCGTCCAAGAGGTGTTCGAGGCAGGATACTCGTCCGTGGAAGATGGAACCGGAATCGGGCTCAGTATCGTGATGGAAATCGTGACCGCTCACGGGTGGGAAATTCGAGTGACTGAGAGCGAACGCGGAGGAGCGCGGTTCGAGGTGACGGGCGTCGAATTCGTCTCGTGA
- a CDS encoding class I SAM-dependent methyltransferase, protein MSAPTSPRDRPLSHVYDAAYTGVPNWDIGRPQRVFVSLLEAGLVESPVLDVGCGTGELSLFLARHGYDVLGIDISALAVQQANAKANWRRVPAHFLVWDALDVSRLADAGLTFRTVVDSAMFHLLGDRERDRFITELGTVVPRGGLYCVLGDARYDERSIYGLSPGELRRRFTAAGDWEVVFAYRTVFERRWSTGPAYFVGVQRT, encoded by the coding sequence ATGAGCGCACCAACGTCACCCCGAGACCGACCGCTCTCCCACGTGTACGACGCGGCGTACACCGGGGTCCCGAACTGGGATATCGGCCGCCCACAGCGCGTGTTCGTCAGTCTCCTCGAAGCAGGCCTCGTCGAGAGCCCGGTTCTCGACGTTGGGTGTGGGACTGGCGAACTGTCACTGTTCCTCGCTCGCCACGGGTACGACGTACTCGGGATTGACATCTCGGCGCTCGCGGTGCAACAGGCGAACGCGAAAGCCAACTGGCGTCGAGTACCTGCACATTTTCTCGTCTGGGACGCACTGGACGTTTCACGACTTGCCGACGCGGGTCTCACGTTCCGAACGGTGGTCGATTCAGCGATGTTCCACCTCCTCGGAGACAGAGAGCGTGACCGTTTCATCACCGAACTGGGCACTGTCGTCCCACGCGGTGGACTGTACTGCGTCCTCGGCGACGCCCGATACGACGAGCGCTCGATATACGGACTCTCACCCGGAGAACTGCGAAGACGATTCACTGCGGCAGGTGACTGGGAGGTGGTCTTCGCGTATCGAACCGTCTTCGAACGTCGCTGGAGTACGGGGCCAGCGTATTTCGTCGGCGTCCAGCGGACGTGA